In Candidatus Defluviibacterium haderslevense, the following are encoded in one genomic region:
- a CDS encoding tyrosine-type recombinase/integrase, translated as MLVTKHRFYLKETNPNKRSPLYYRCYINGHQYKRGFGYSVYPGLWDKKNQRPIDDKKVISDYQKQDPYTKTNISNINARISNIEQTVTGYIETCRLLQNPINRLDLDKLLNERVFQSNQTLDNKPKKVPKKTNSDKLDLTLIRDYSKVFIQDITSRRRQIGAGEQATKYYSQSTIKGYQTFFNNFIAFEIGQGVRYNWSQIDHHLYTLFVEFCNSQDFSPNYTGKMIKIWKVIAVAAFDDRIHSNLYYKDKKFKILREKVPKIYLTESEVTILENLDLSGNPGLEKARDLFLIQCYTTLRFGDAIRLDLGHIQSNNGSNMIHIVSEKTKTKLIIPVKTKLLTLLSKHDGRAPQLTDQVVNRYIKDIAKLAGLDYPIEFKETRGGISNSIRKPKCELICTHTGRRTAATNMYLSNIKPIAIMAMTGHKTEEIFLRYICVDNEEKASDAAKNKFFE; from the coding sequence ATGCTTGTAACAAAACATCGATTTTATTTAAAGGAAACGAATCCTAATAAACGTTCTCCACTATACTACAGGTGCTATATAAATGGACATCAATACAAACGAGGGTTTGGATACAGTGTATATCCTGGACTTTGGGACAAAAAAAATCAAAGGCCAATCGATGATAAGAAAGTAATAAGTGACTACCAAAAACAAGATCCCTATACTAAAACTAATATATCAAATATTAATGCACGAATATCTAATATCGAACAAACGGTCACTGGATATATTGAGACCTGTAGATTATTGCAAAACCCAATTAACAGGCTAGATCTTGACAAACTATTAAATGAACGAGTATTCCAGTCAAATCAAACATTAGACAACAAACCAAAAAAGGTACCAAAAAAAACGAATTCTGACAAACTGGATCTAACTTTAATTAGGGATTATTCTAAGGTTTTCATTCAGGATATAACATCAAGGCGGCGTCAAATTGGAGCTGGGGAACAGGCTACAAAATACTATTCACAATCAACAATAAAAGGATATCAAACTTTTTTCAATAACTTTATAGCCTTTGAAATAGGTCAGGGTGTTCGTTACAATTGGTCCCAAATCGACCACCATTTATACACGCTATTTGTCGAGTTTTGCAACTCCCAAGATTTTAGTCCCAACTATACAGGCAAAATGATAAAAATATGGAAAGTTATTGCAGTAGCTGCCTTTGATGATAGAATACATTCCAATTTATATTATAAAGACAAAAAGTTTAAGATCCTAAGAGAAAAGGTTCCAAAAATTTATCTAACAGAATCAGAAGTTACAATACTTGAAAATTTAGATCTTTCTGGAAATCCTGGACTAGAAAAAGCAAGGGATCTTTTTTTGATACAATGCTATACAACCTTAAGATTCGGCGACGCAATTCGACTCGATTTGGGCCATATTCAATCAAATAATGGTAGCAATATGATTCACATAGTAAGCGAAAAAACAAAAACCAAATTAATTATACCAGTAAAAACAAAACTCTTAACATTGCTTTCAAAACATGATGGAAGGGCACCGCAATTGACTGATCAAGTTGTAAATAGATATATTAAGGATATCGCTAAATTAGCTGGTTTAGACTATCCAATTGAATTTAAAGAGACCAGAGGAGGTATAAGCAATTCAATTAGGAAACCAAAATGTGAGTTAATATGTACCCATACTGGTAGACGTACAGCGGCCACAAATATGTATTTGTCAAATATCAAACCCATTGCAATAATGGCAATGACAGGCCATAAAACCGAAGAAATATTCTTAAGATATATCTGTGTCGATAATGAAGAAAAGGCCAGTGATGCAGCGAAAAACAAGTTTTTTGAATAA